From the genome of Candidatus Electrothrix communis, one region includes:
- a CDS encoding LysR substrate-binding domain-containing protein produces the protein MAITLRQFQIFIAVAETKQVTKASKKLFLTQSAVSMALAELENQLGGPLFDRHGRSLLLNDRGRYLLPIAKSITHQVRNVEALLSEKEEIIAGSLEIIASSTIGNYVLPYPIALFMRMHPEAHINMMVANTKQAERLVTQGVMDLGFVEGGITDEAIRKTPWFEDELRIIVSSSHPLAEQNRFILPDDLVKTAWVLREDGSGTAEIFKNKLGEHAALLNVVTRIGHTEAIKKAVEAGVGAACLSELTICREEEHGWLKGLSIKDINMRRQLSIIQHKDKTTTRLMSEFLRFCTIMAECGLGRECLSSPKKLDALLKEA, from the coding sequence ATGGCTATCACGCTCAGGCAATTTCAAATATTTATAGCTGTAGCAGAGACCAAACAGGTCACCAAAGCCAGTAAAAAACTCTTCCTCACCCAATCTGCGGTCAGCATGGCTCTGGCTGAGCTGGAGAATCAGCTGGGCGGCCCCCTCTTCGACCGCCACGGTCGCAGTCTGCTCCTCAATGACCGGGGCCGCTATCTACTGCCCATAGCCAAAAGCATCACCCACCAGGTTCGCAATGTCGAAGCCCTGCTGAGCGAAAAAGAAGAAATCATCGCCGGATCACTGGAAATTATCGCCAGTTCGACCATCGGAAATTACGTCCTACCCTACCCCATTGCACTCTTCATGCGGATGCACCCTGAAGCACATATCAATATGATGGTGGCCAACACCAAGCAAGCCGAACGACTTGTTACGCAAGGGGTAATGGATCTCGGCTTTGTCGAGGGCGGTATTACAGACGAGGCCATCCGGAAGACCCCCTGGTTTGAGGATGAACTGCGGATTATCGTCAGCTCCTCCCACCCCCTTGCTGAACAGAACCGGTTCATCCTTCCAGACGATCTCGTGAAAACAGCCTGGGTTCTCCGTGAAGACGGCTCAGGCACTGCGGAAATCTTCAAAAACAAATTAGGAGAACATGCAGCGTTGCTCAATGTCGTGACCCGAATAGGCCACACAGAGGCCATTAAGAAAGCCGTGGAAGCTGGCGTGGGAGCTGCCTGCCTTTCTGAACTGACCATCTGCCGGGAAGAGGAGCACGGCTGGTTGAAAGGCCTATCCATCAAGGATATTAATATGCGACGACAACTCTCAATAATTCAGCATAAGGACAAAACCACGACCCGACTTATGAGCGAATTCTTACGCTTCTGCACAATCATGGCTGAATGCGGCCTAGGGCGCGAATGCCTGTCATCGCCGAAAAAACTGGATGCATTACTCAAGGAAGCATAG